Within Triticum dicoccoides isolate Atlit2015 ecotype Zavitan unplaced genomic scaffold, WEW_v2.0 scaffold188784, whole genome shotgun sequence, the genomic segment CGTCCCCGTCGACGAATGCGTCCGGTGATGTCGACACAGACGAGGATCTAATGCAATTCGTGCCCGGCGTCATCAACATAGGCAAGGATCGGATGGAGTATGTGTGTGGCGACGCCGACTCAGGCCAGGATCCGAAGCATTTCATGCTTGGTGGTGTCAAGATGGACAAGGTTATGATGGAGTACGGGTCCTGCAGCACCAGCCCGAACATGGATCTGAACAAGTTCATGCTTGGCGGCGGCGACTCGGTCCAGGATGTCATGCAGTCTATGCTCGACGGAATCGGGACAGGCAAGGATCCCATACAGGTCCAGGCTGAGCCCGATGGTGCCAGCATGGAGAATGATTTCATGCAGTCCGTCCTCGGAGGTGTTGGCACAGACATGGATCCCATACATGTCGTGTCCGAGTCCGATGCTGCCAACGCGAACAAGGATCTGATGCAGTTCGCGTTCGGTGCATTGGGCACATACCAGAATCCCATACAGATCGAGTCTGAGGTCGATGGTGTTGACACCGATGAGGGAGAGAAGCAGTTCCTCACCGATGGTGACGACACGGGCAATGGAGAGATGCAGATTCTCGCTGATAGGGCCAACAAGGACCAAGAAGCGATGCAGCCTATGACCGGCGGCACCAGCGTGGATGGGGACAACTCTGGACACTCCTGGTTCACCAATTACCTCGCGGAAGAGAATAACTCATGGACGCAGTCCCCCTTCGACGACTTCTTGTACACTAGCGATGATATGGGGATGATTCCTTAATATAGTTCATCTTGGGCGATGAGATGACTCCTACTCCATTATCTATACATGGGTTGATTGTTGAGTGATATGTTGTTGTATTTTCCCTTTTATGTTTAGACAACAAATTCTAGAGTCATTTGTATATGTAAACGTTGAGGTCTCTTCACTTTAAGAATTCTCTTGAGAGTACTCTCCCTGTTAATAGAAATTGAGATGTGAAGAATACAGAAAGCGTATATATCAAGGTCGTCATCTCTAGTTTAGAATGTAGAATATGCATCCGCTAAAGCATATCCTTCAATTTCTTCACCGTCACCGTCAACACCCTCCTCATCGTCCTCGGACTGCCATCTCCTCCTTAGGTGGGGCCGACCAAGCCCACCCACTCTCAAATCTCCCTCTTCCTCTTACTTGGAGCCTGTCCACTAATTGTATTTATCCTTTTTTTTTAAATTGCAACTA encodes:
- the LOC119344826 gene encoding NAC domain-containing protein 89-like, whose protein sequence is KSFSPSTSDPGAKVEWYLFAPRGRKYPTGLRMERATPRGFWKSTGKDRPVMHKGIVVDMKKTLVFHIGKAPSGTRTDLVMHEYRLHGHHIQDTYALCRVFNKNMASPSTNASGDVDTDEDLMQFVPGVINIGKDRMEYVCGDADSGQDPKHFMLGGVKMDKVMMEYGSCSTSPNMDLNKFMLGGGDSVQDVMQSMLDGIGTGKDPIQVQAEPDGASMENDFMQSVLGGVGTDMDPIHVVSESDAANANKDLMQFAFGALGTYQNPIQIESEVDGVDTDEGEKQFLTDGDDTGNGEMQILADRANKDQEAMQPMTGGTSVDGDNSGHSWFTNYLAEENNSWTQSPFDDFLYTSDDMGMIP